The following is a genomic window from Bacteroidota bacterium.
CATTGTTAGTAAGAAAAGGGGAGGATGCAATAAAATATAAAATGGTTGATGACTTGATGTACATTGATCAGGTTTACGATGCATTAAAAGAATTTACAAAAAAGGAGAAGCTGAACTTTGTTAAACTGAAAAATTATAACGAATCTGAGGAATCCAAGAAAAAGAAGGATAAAGAATACACTCGGGATAAAATTGCTATCATTTATGCTATTGGAAACATAGGATTTGGAAAAGGTGATGCAAAATCTATTGGTTCAGATGGTTTAGTAAAAACTCTCCGTACAGCTCGATTAGATGATAATATCAAAGCTATCGTACTTCGTATTAACTCTCCCGGAGGAGCTGCCTTGCCTTCAGATTTAATTTGGAGAGAAGTGAAATTAGCTGCTGAAGCAAAACCATTGGTTGTTTCAATGGGCGCTTTAGCTGCCTCAGGAGGTTATTATATTGCATGCCCTGCCGATAGCATTTTGGCAGAACCAAATACAATTACCGGTTCGATTGGTGTTTTTGGGGTGCATATGAATTTAGAGAATTTTTGGAATAATAAATTAGGTGTTCGTTTTGAACGAATTAAAACAGCCGAACATGCTGATTTAATGAATCCCAATCGTCCAATAACTGCCGAAGAGCAACTAATTGTTCAATCATATGTGAATGAGGTTTATAGTGATTTCAAAAACCGTGTAGTAGAAGGCCGCGTACTTGATCCAGCACTAGTCGATTCCATAGCTCGTGGTCGAATTTGGTCTGGTATTGATGCAGTTGAAAACGGATTAGTTGATCGAATTGGAAATTTATATGATGCTATTGATGTTGCTGCAAATATGGCTGGTCTCGAAAATTATAGAATAAAAGAACTGCCAAAAAAATCATCTCCATTTGAAAACATTCCCTTTCTAAATATGCAGATGTATAGAGAACGAGCTGTGAAGAAAACCTTGGGTGATGATTATAAAATCTATATGAAAGCGCAGGAAATTCGAAATATGAATGGCGGAATTTATATGCAATTACCTTGGGAATTTGATTTTTAAATTCCATTAAATGACTTAAGGTCGAAGCTTCCCGCTTCGACCTATTTTTTTGTAATCATAAATTATTCGATTTTGCGCGTTCGTGAAGAGATAGGATAAATAGGTAATTACTACATAAGATCTATTTATTGTCTTCTAAATACTTGCTGTAAGTATCCACTATATAATCCCAATTGTCGAACGCCTTTTCAAATTGTGTTGGAAACTTTTCTCTTAGTTCAGGAACATCTTCTATAAAGAATTCGAGGGTGTAAATTAAACTCTGTCCAAAATCGTAAATTTGATTATGGATCAGAACTATTTAGACAATTTAGAAGAAAAAGCGCTAGAACAGTTTAAGAGTGGGAAGTCGCTTTTTGGAAAAGA
Proteins encoded in this region:
- the sppA gene encoding signal peptide peptidase SppA, with protein sequence MKGFFKYVFATMVGFIFSYILIIIIMVAIVFGTISKVADDAFGKSDTDMVLKDGSILLIDLKSQIVDRTEEMPFAEFGFFDDEQIAVELKDVTDKILKAKDDPKISGILLKLSFINASSTSVDEIRLALLEFKASGKFVWNYSDYMTQKAFYLASMADKIILAPEGELLFQGMSNEMIYLKGMFAKLDIEPTLIRAGDYKSAGEMLINDKMSDYERQQTEAFLLPVYNRMINIIAQSRNIDADKLHQIADSLLVRKGEDAIKYKMVDDLMYIDQVYDALKEFTKKEKLNFVKLKNYNESEESKKKKDKEYTRDKIAIIYAIGNIGFGKGDAKSIGSDGLVKTLRTARLDDNIKAIVLRINSPGGAALPSDLIWREVKLAAEAKPLVVSMGALAASGGYYIACPADSILAEPNTITGSIGVFGVHMNLENFWNNKLGVRFERIKTAEHADLMNPNRPITAEEQLIVQSYVNEVYSDFKNRVVEGRVLDPALVDSIARGRIWSGIDAVENGLVDRIGNLYDAIDVAANMAGLENYRIKELPKKSSPFENIPFLNMQMYRERAVKKTLGDDYKIYMKAQEIRNMNGGIYMQLPWEFDF